The proteins below are encoded in one region of Candidatus Scalindua japonica:
- a CDS encoding DUF2442 domain-containing protein, producing MEMLLDVISVEPQKDNTLLLVFENHEKRLFDMNPYLEKKPFIKLKHTPLFMKATVAYGTVVWPGNIDIAPETLWDFSKHV from the coding sequence ATGGAAATGTTATTGGATGTTATCAGCGTTGAACCACAAAAGGATAATACGTTACTGCTTGTTTTTGAAAATCATGAAAAACGATTGTTTGATATGAATCCATATCTAGAAAAAAAACCGTTTATAAAGCTTAAACATACACCATTATTTATGAAAGCAACAGTTGCATACGGTACAGTTGTATGGCCGGGGAACATTGATATAGCACCCGAAACAC
- a CDS encoding type II toxin-antitoxin system RelE/ParE family toxin, with the protein MWEKLKGQGTEDIFNGKNTKSARKICTRALWHIASRKFEQLDSIKSLKELRIPPGNSFETLTGNRKGQYSIRINDQYRICFEWNESEPEKVEITDYH; encoded by the coding sequence TTGTGGGAGAAATTAAAAGGCCAGGGAACGGAAGATATATTCAACGGTAAGAACACAAAAAGTGCCAGAAAGATATGTACACGAGCTTTATGGCATATTGCATCAAGAAAATTTGAGCAACTTGATTCCATCAAATCTCTGAAAGAACTCCGCATTCCTCCTGGAAATAGTTTTGAGACTCTTACCGGAAACAGGAAAGGGCAGTATAGTATAAGAATAAATGATCAGTATCGTATATGTTTTGAATGGAATGAATCCGAGCCGGAGAAAGTAGAAATCACTGACTATCATTGA
- a CDS encoding transposase — MFDNSFFLDTFKKVIEKYNFLCHAYYLMNNHYHLLIETPDGNLSKGMRQLNGVYTQRYNRRNKKTGHVFQGRYKAILIQKENHLLEVCRYIVLNPVRARAVKFPKEWKWSSYKATAGFERPHNCLTTDCILGQFWRKKEGCEKRV, encoded by the coding sequence ATCTTCGACAATTCATTTTTTCTTGATACATTTAAAAAAGTAATTGAGAAATATAATTTCCTTTGCCATGCATATTACCTTATGAATAATCATTACCATCTACTTATTGAAACTCCAGATGGTAATCTCTCAAAAGGAATGAGACAGTTAAACGGTGTTTACACACAAAGATATAATAGACGAAACAAAAAGACCGGTCATGTATTTCAGGGGAGATATAAAGCCATATTAATACAGAAGGAGAATCATCTTCTAGAAGTTTGTCGATATATTGTTTTGAACCCTGTGAGAGCAAGAGCAGTAAAGTTTCCTAAAGAATGGAAATGGAGTAGTTATAAAGCTACAGCCGGGTTTGAAAGGCCACACAACTGCCTTACAACAGACTGTATCTTAGGACAATTTTGGAGAAAAAAAGAGGGATGCGAAAAAAGAGTATAG
- a CDS encoding HigA family addiction module antitoxin, whose amino-acid sequence MIRVPTHREPTHPGEMLLEEFLIPMDITQRELSKEIHVPYQRINEIVNKRRGVTPSTALRLSKFFGVSEDFWMNLQLRWDLYKAKRLEINELKTIRQFC is encoded by the coding sequence ATGATTCGTGTACCAACACATCGTGAACCGACACATCCCGGAGAGATGCTTCTCGAAGAATTTCTAATCCCTATGGATATTACTCAGAGGGAGTTATCAAAAGAGATTCATGTTCCATACCAGAGAATAAACGAAATTGTTAATAAACGGCGGGGAGTAACTCCCAGTACAGCCCTGCGGCTCTCAAAGTTCTTTGGAGTTTCAGAGGACTTCTGGATGAACCTACAGCTTCGTTGGGATTTGTATAAAGCGAAGCGTTTAGAGATCAATGAATTAAAAACAATCAGACAATTCTGCTGA
- a CDS encoding type II toxin-antitoxin system RelE/ParE family toxin, with the protein MIKSFKGQGTEDIFNGKNTKSARKICTRALWHIASRKFDQLDSIKSLKELRIPPGNSFETLTGNRKGQYSIRINDQYRICFEWNESEPEKVEITDYH; encoded by the coding sequence GTGATTAAGTCATTCAAAGGCCAGGGAACGGAAGATATATTCAACGGTAAGAACACAAAAAGCGCCAGAAAGATATGTACACGAGCTTTATGGCATATTGCATCAAGAAAATTTGATCAACTTGATTCCATCAAATCCCTGAAAGAACTCCGCATTCCTCCTGGAAATAGTTTTGAGACTCTTACCGGAAACAGGAAAGGGCAGTATAGTATAAGAATAAATGATCAGTATCGTATATGTTTTGAATGGAATGAATCCGAGCCGGAGAAAGTAGAAATCACTGACTATCATTGA
- a CDS encoding energy-coupling factor ABC transporter permease: MPEHIKLVTEFDRELPDIMLDCLQFKQVFTNLASNAVRSMPEGGTLTVKTLVVRTAEGKISRLKEDLVEIFLQDTGCGMKKEVPGFLPLVGLVGVAVFVFSCFPIPVVGLNGMATAHPARTGMSAILLGPFVSVVIAGIALFIQALFLAHGGLRLWVLISFQWVYSVHFQGILHSDWRRGWGLSCSGVVSWPE, translated from the coding sequence TTGCCGGAACACATAAAACTCGTAACCGAATTTGACAGGGAATTACCTGATATAATGCTTGATTGTCTCCAGTTTAAACAGGTCTTTACCAATCTAGCGTCAAATGCAGTACGTTCCATGCCGGAAGGTGGTACGCTTACCGTGAAGACGCTGGTCGTTCGGACAGCAGAAGGAAAAATCTCCAGACTTAAAGAAGATTTAGTCGAAATTTTCCTTCAAGATACAGGCTGTGGTATGAAAAAAGAAGTACCGGGCTTCCTGCCATTAGTAGGATTAGTTGGGGTCGCCGTATTCGTTTTTTCATGTTTTCCAATTCCGGTGGTAGGTTTGAACGGGATGGCAACTGCGCATCCGGCGCGAACGGGAATGAGTGCGATTTTATTAGGGCCTTTTGTGAGTGTTGTTATCGCAGGCATTGCTCTTTTCATACAGGCACTTTTTCTAGCGCATGGAGGACTTAGACTCTGGGTGTTAATATCTTTTCAATGGGTGTACTCGGTTCATTTTCAGGGTATTTTGCATTCAGACTGGCGCAGAGGATGGGGTTTAAGCTGTTCTGGTGTGGTTTCCTGGCCGGAGTAA
- a CDS encoding energy-coupling factor ABC transporter permease: MGVLGSFSGYFAFRLAQRMGFKLFWCGFLAGVISDICTYMETSIGLGLLVFKEGETFSVAIMHSAKAMLEIFIVFMATSQGSLCIAEGIVVGFALTYVYKVRPSILYNLRVVKTQ, encoded by the coding sequence ATGGGTGTACTCGGTTCATTTTCAGGGTATTTTGCATTCAGACTGGCGCAGAGGATGGGGTTTAAGCTGTTCTGGTGTGGTTTCCTGGCCGGAGTAATTTCTGATATATGTACTTATATGGAGACTTCTATAGGATTAGGACTCCTGGTATTTAAAGAGGGGGAGACATTTTCTGTTGCTATAATGCACAGTGCGAAGGCAATGCTGGAGATTTTCATTGTGTTTATGGCTACTTCTCAGGGATCATTATGTATCGCTGAAGGTATTGTGGTTGGATTTGCTCTAACCTATGTATATAAAGTTCGTCCGAGTATTTTATATAACCTGAGGGTTGTTAAGACACAATAA
- the cobJ gene encoding precorrin-3B C(17)-methyltransferase produces the protein MMKRKKGQLFLVGIGPGHEDIMTPAALDAIKQSDLVIGYKTYIKLVKNLLEGKEVISADMTEEIDRARKAIELAKQGQSVTLISSGDVGVYGMSGLVFEILKETGWKNGDAPDIHLVPGITAMNACASLVGAPLTHDYCCISLSDLLTPWEVIEKRINAAAMADFVIGLYNPKSKHRTEQITKVQKIISEYRTPHTPVALVKNAYRKKEHIVITDLAHFLEEEVGMLTTVIIGNSHTFIFENYMVTPRGYTNKYQWDGQIIKGQTRARSLVVDEVTS, from the coding sequence ATGATGAAAAGAAAAAAAGGACAATTATTTCTTGTCGGCATCGGACCGGGGCATGAGGACATTATGACACCTGCCGCGTTGGATGCTATCAAACAATCTGACCTGGTGATCGGTTATAAGACGTATATCAAGCTGGTTAAAAATCTGCTTGAAGGTAAAGAGGTTATCAGTGCAGATATGACTGAAGAAATAGACAGAGCCAGAAAAGCGATTGAACTGGCTAAACAGGGACAATCCGTTACACTTATCTCTTCCGGTGATGTAGGTGTCTACGGTATGTCAGGGCTCGTATTTGAAATTCTTAAAGAAACAGGGTGGAAGAATGGAGACGCTCCTGATATCCATTTGGTTCCGGGTATTACCGCTATGAACGCGTGCGCGTCGCTCGTTGGAGCACCGCTGACACACGATTACTGCTGTATTTCTCTCTCAGACTTATTGACACCCTGGGAAGTAATCGAAAAACGTATAAATGCGGCAGCTATGGCAGACTTTGTTATTGGACTTTATAATCCTAAAAGCAAACACCGTACAGAGCAAATCACGAAGGTACAGAAAATTATCAGTGAATACCGAACCCCCCATACACCGGTCGCCCTTGTCAAGAATGCTTACCGGAAAAAAGAACATATAGTGATCACCGATTTAGCACATTTTCTTGAGGAAGAGGTTGGGATGTTAACCACCGTGATAATCGGGAACAGTCACACATTTATATTTGAAAATTATATGGTTACCCCGCGCGGGTATACCAATAAATATCAATGGGACGGCCAGATTATTAAAGGACAAACAAGGGCCCGTTCATTGGTTGTTGATGAGGTAACGTCATGA
- a CDS encoding cobalt-precorrin 5A hydrolase has protein sequence MARKKNKANRKSWAIYVITKHGVAIARKLRDQLDDADIYVTHKFENQLQMDRVYLLSMPMGETIHATFNQYNAHIHIMSIGVVVRMIAPLLRNKKNDPAIICVDDKAQFTIPVLSGHVGRGNEFANKISQILENTPVITTASDVGQTFTVDILGRELGWILDDTDRNVTRACAAVVNQENVLFVQETGEKNFWPDEKKLPSGVEYATSLDGISVGDFSVFLIATDRDIKRLFPDIYEHAVIYRPKSLVLGMGCDRDTPLEIVEHGIRKVLEENHLEFRCIKGFSTIDIKADEEAFLRLKEKYAWDFTSYRADELDAVKNIPTPSVTVKNYVGTHGVAEPSAMLSAGTNELIVPKQIYKEEGCKKNVTIAIARIPFPLRISREIQTVV, from the coding sequence ATGGCGAGAAAAAAGAATAAAGCAAACCGCAAATCCTGGGCGATTTATGTTATTACTAAACACGGTGTTGCGATTGCCCGTAAGCTGCGAGACCAACTGGATGATGCTGACATCTATGTGACGCATAAGTTTGAAAATCAACTACAGATGGATCGCGTTTATCTTTTAAGTATGCCCATGGGAGAAACAATTCACGCTACATTTAATCAATATAATGCACATATTCATATCATGAGTATTGGCGTTGTAGTGCGTATGATTGCACCTTTATTAAGAAACAAAAAAAATGATCCTGCAATTATTTGCGTGGATGATAAAGCACAATTTACCATACCTGTTCTATCAGGCCATGTCGGTCGTGGGAATGAATTTGCAAATAAGATATCACAAATTCTAGAAAATACACCTGTTATTACCACTGCATCCGATGTGGGCCAGACATTTACTGTGGACATTCTCGGCCGCGAGTTGGGTTGGATATTAGATGACACGGACCGAAATGTGACCAGAGCATGTGCGGCAGTTGTCAACCAGGAGAATGTTTTATTTGTTCAAGAGACAGGAGAGAAAAATTTCTGGCCGGATGAAAAAAAATTACCCAGTGGAGTTGAATATGCAACAAGCTTAGACGGTATTTCCGTTGGGGATTTTTCTGTTTTCCTGATAGCTACCGATCGGGACATAAAAAGGCTCTTTCCGGATATTTATGAACATGCGGTTATTTACCGCCCTAAAAGCTTGGTCCTCGGTATGGGATGCGATCGGGATACACCGTTGGAGATAGTAGAACACGGTATTAGGAAGGTGTTGGAAGAGAATCATCTGGAGTTTAGATGTATTAAGGGATTTTCGACAATCGATATCAAAGCTGACGAAGAAGCCTTTTTGCGGTTAAAAGAAAAATATGCATGGGACTTTACTTCTTACCGTGCGGATGAATTGGATGCTGTTAAAAACATCCCCACGCCGTCAGTTACTGTAAAAAATTATGTGGGCACACACGGAGTAGCTGAACCAAGTGCAATGTTATCGGCCGGTACCAATGAGTTAATTGTACCAAAGCAGATTTATAAAGAAGAAGGCTGCAAAAAAAATGTAACAATCGCAATCGCACGGATACCTTTTCCTTTAAGGATATCTCGTGAGATACAGACGGTTGTATAG
- the cobI gene encoding precorrin-2 C(20)-methyltransferase → MMRGILYGVGLGPGAADLMTLRALDCLRKVDCIILPRKDEKSLSVSWHIARETVGPIPGQERLSLNFPMSRDPKVTSHAWNIAIKEIKDRIFAGKSVAFISLGDPFIYSSFIYLYEHAQKSWPEIEIKVIPGVSSITAAPIAAGIPIADGQERIAIIPAVYNKDDLRTIIRMFDTILLMKASSVMSEIIEILESEGLLDKSVYVASATMDKEQIVTDIRDIKGKRGMYFSMVVIAKKNHSGVLFGNGEKKE, encoded by the coding sequence ATGATGCGTGGGATTTTATATGGTGTTGGTCTTGGACCTGGAGCTGCGGATTTAATGACGTTGAGGGCATTAGATTGTTTAAGAAAAGTAGACTGCATTATTCTTCCACGAAAGGATGAAAAAAGTTTGTCTGTCTCATGGCACATCGCCAGGGAAACAGTTGGTCCGATACCGGGACAAGAAAGGCTATCTCTCAATTTCCCAATGTCCCGTGATCCGAAGGTCACATCTCACGCATGGAATATCGCTATCAAAGAAATCAAAGATAGGATTTTTGCGGGAAAAAGTGTTGCCTTTATATCATTAGGAGATCCATTTATTTACAGCTCGTTTATTTACCTTTATGAACACGCACAAAAATCATGGCCAGAAATTGAGATCAAGGTAATCCCCGGAGTTTCATCCATTACAGCGGCACCTATTGCAGCCGGCATCCCTATTGCTGATGGACAGGAAAGAATAGCTATAATACCTGCGGTTTATAACAAGGATGATTTACGCACGATCATCCGCATGTTTGATACCATACTATTGATGAAGGCTTCTTCCGTAATGTCAGAGATTATCGAGATCCTTGAATCCGAGGGACTCCTGGACAAATCTGTTTATGTGGCCAGTGCTACCATGGACAAGGAACAGATTGTTACAGATATTCGCGACATAAAGGGTAAACGCGGAATGTATTTTTCCATGGTTGTGATTGCTAAAAAAAATCATAGTGGAGTACTATTTGGAAATGGCGAGAAAAAAGAATAA